The following are encoded in a window of Candidatus Methylomirabilota bacterium genomic DNA:
- the secG gene encoding preprotein translocase subunit SecG, whose product MHAVLLILHVLLGLALIGVILIQTGKGADIGAAFGGGSSQTVFGGRGPTTFLHRMTTALAALFMVTSVILTIYAVRQQQPTSVIPEEPVRAAPAKSAPAQPAEPVPAQPEPPPSAQ is encoded by the coding sequence ATGCACGCAGTACTGCTGATTCTGCATGTCCTGCTGGGCTTAGCCTTGATCGGGGTGATTTTGATCCAGACCGGGAAGGGAGCAGACATTGGCGCAGCCTTTGGTGGGGGGTCTTCTCAGACCGTCTTTGGAGGTCGGGGACCGACCACGTTTCTGCATAGGATGACCACCGCACTTGCTGCCCTGTTTATGGTGACCTCGGTCATCCTCACGATCTACGCCGTCCGGCAACAACAACCTACTTCGGTAATCCCGGAGGAGCCGGTAAGGGCAGCGCCAGCAAAGTCGGCCCCGGCGCAGCCAGCCGAGCCAGTCCCGGCACAGCCAGAACCTCCCCCCTCGGCACAGTAA
- the tpiA gene encoding triose-phosphate isomerase has translation MRIPLIAGNWKMYLTTADAVALVKQLQSLLEEHDDEAEVVVCPPFTALPAVAGALKGSRIGLGAQNMHWEKEGAFTGEVSPLMLKDVGCRYVILGHSERRQYFGEADPQVNRKLKTALEHRLTPILCVGETLVEREDGRTFQVVEGQLQGGLSGIPAQSAEGITVAYEPVWAIGTGRTASAEQAAEVHSLIRERLAELWGEAMANAVRILYGGSVKPDNIDGLMAERDIDGALVGGASLKADTFARIVRFEKV, from the coding sequence ATGCGGATACCTTTAATCGCGGGCAACTGGAAGATGTACCTAACCACCGCTGATGCGGTGGCGCTGGTGAAACAGCTCCAGTCGCTTTTGGAGGAGCATGACGACGAGGCAGAGGTGGTGGTGTGCCCCCCCTTCACCGCCTTGCCGGCAGTGGCTGGAGCCCTCAAGGGCTCTCGGATCGGTCTCGGGGCACAGAACATGCACTGGGAAAAGGAAGGGGCGTTTACCGGCGAAGTCTCCCCATTGATGCTAAAGGATGTCGGATGCCGGTACGTGATCTTGGGCCATTCCGAGAGACGGCAGTACTTTGGCGAGGCCGACCCGCAGGTCAACCGGAAGCTGAAGACGGCCCTGGAGCACCGACTGACCCCCATCCTCTGCGTCGGTGAGACTTTGGTAGAGCGGGAAGACGGTCGCACGTTTCAGGTGGTCGAGGGGCAGCTGCAGGGGGGGTTGAGCGGCATTCCCGCTCAGTCGGCGGAAGGAATCACCGTAGCCTACGAGCCGGTGTGGGCTATTGGGACCGGACGCACCGCCAGTGCAGAACAGGCAGCGGAAGTTCACAGCTTGATCCGGGAGCGACTAGCTGAGCTCTGGGGGGAGGCAATGGCCAATGCAGTCCGTATCCTTTACGGGGGGAGCGTCAAGCCCGACAATATCGATGGACTGATGGCCGAGCGGGATATCGACGGGGCATTAGTGGGTGGGGCGAGCCTGAAGGCGGATACCTTTGCGCGGATTGTGCGTTTCGAGAAAGTATAA
- a CDS encoding phosphoglycerate kinase, whose protein sequence is MFNKVCIDEVELKGKRILIRVDFNVPLKDGQVTDDTRIRESLPTIRYAREQRAKVILCSHLGRPKGKPSPAFTLKPVAEHLSQLLAAPVRMVENCIGAGVQAAVKALRPGEVLLLENLRFHPEEEKNAEDFARTLADLCDVYVNDAFGAAHRAHASTAGITHFVPVAACGFLLRKEIEYLGKLLTAPEDPFVAIMGGAKVSDKIGVLKNLIEKVDTFLLGGGMAYTFLKAVGGSVGKSLVDEDKLELARETMKAARAAKVPFLLPPDHVVAERIEPNAPTRVVDGPEIPEGWMALDIGPKTQEAFAVIIKGARTVLWNGPMGVFETPPFHEGTWAVAAAVAASGGSSIIGGGDTAAAVVQAGVADKMTHISTGGGASLEFLEGKELPGIAALTDKQ, encoded by the coding sequence ATGTTTAATAAGGTATGCATCGACGAAGTCGAGCTCAAGGGCAAGAGGATCCTGATCCGCGTGGACTTCAACGTCCCCCTGAAGGACGGCCAGGTGACCGATGATACCCGGATCCGGGAGAGTTTGCCCACGATCCGCTATGCCCGTGAGCAGCGGGCAAAAGTGATCCTCTGTTCCCACCTCGGTCGGCCCAAAGGCAAGCCTTCCCCGGCGTTCACCCTGAAACCGGTTGCCGAACATCTGTCGCAGCTTCTCGCGGCACCCGTGCGAATGGTCGAGAATTGTATTGGAGCAGGGGTGCAGGCGGCTGTAAAAGCCCTACGGCCCGGCGAAGTCCTTCTCCTCGAAAACCTGCGCTTTCACCCGGAGGAGGAGAAAAATGCGGAGGATTTCGCCAGGACCCTTGCGGACCTCTGCGATGTGTACGTCAACGACGCATTCGGCGCTGCGCACCGGGCTCATGCGTCGACGGCCGGCATTACCCATTTTGTCCCGGTCGCGGCGTGCGGCTTTCTCTTGAGAAAGGAAATCGAATACCTCGGAAAGCTCCTCACCGCTCCGGAAGATCCATTTGTGGCGATCATGGGAGGGGCAAAGGTCTCGGACAAGATTGGGGTCCTGAAGAACCTGATCGAGAAGGTGGACACGTTCCTGCTCGGGGGCGGCATGGCCTATACGTTCTTGAAAGCGGTAGGGGGTTCGGTGGGCAAGTCCTTGGTGGATGAGGACAAACTGGAGTTGGCTCGCGAGACGATGAAAGCGGCCCGGGCCGCCAAGGTCCCCTTCCTGCTGCCTCCCGACCATGTCGTGGCGGAACGGATCGAGCCCAATGCCCCGACTCGGGTGGTGGATGGCCCTGAAATTCCCGAGGGGTGGATGGCCCTCGACATCGGTCCCAAGACGCAAGAGGCTTTTGCTGTGATAATCAAAGGGGCACGGACGGTTCTCTGGAACGGCCCCATGGGCGTCTTCGAAACTCCCCCATTTCATGAGGGGACTTGGGCCGTCGCGGCTGCAGTCGCGGCTAGCGGGGGTAGCTCGATCATCGGTGGGGGAGATACCGCGGCAGCGGTGGTCCAGGCAGGGGTGGCAGATAAGATGACTCACATTTCGACGGGGGGAGGAGCATCTTTGGAGTTTCTCGAGGGAAAGGAACTGCCCGGGATCGCGGCTTTAACCGATAAGCAATAA
- the gap gene encoding type I glyceraldehyde-3-phosphate dehydrogenase: MAIRVGINGFGRIGRNLYRAALQDPDLEFVAVNDITDARTLAHLLKYDSILGRLNAQVEGKEDSIVVNGTAIKVLAVRDPASLPWKDLGVEYVVESTGHFTDRDSASKHLAAGAKKVIISAPAKNPDFTVVLGVNEKAYDPSKHHVISNASCTTNCIAPVAKVVHEQFRIKHGFMTTIHSYTNDQHLLDLPHKDLRRARAAALSQIPTTTGAAKAVGLVLPDLQGKLHGIAIRVPTANVSLVDLVAEVERVATQEEVNQAFQKAAQGELKGILEYTEEPLVSVDYIHDPHSAIVDGLSTSVIDSTLVKVLAWYDNEWAYSCRLRDVIKYMASR; encoded by the coding sequence ATGGCCATTCGTGTCGGAATCAACGGCTTTGGGCGGATCGGGCGGAACCTGTACCGGGCAGCGCTTCAGGACCCGGACCTGGAATTTGTGGCCGTCAACGACATCACCGATGCCAGGACTCTCGCCCACCTCTTGAAGTACGACTCGATTCTCGGCAGGCTGAATGCCCAGGTTGAGGGTAAGGAAGACAGCATCGTTGTGAACGGCACGGCGATCAAGGTGCTGGCCGTCAGAGACCCTGCCAGCTTGCCCTGGAAGGACCTCGGCGTGGAGTACGTCGTGGAATCCACGGGACACTTCACCGATCGAGACAGTGCCTCGAAGCACCTGGCGGCAGGGGCGAAAAAGGTTATTATCTCTGCCCCGGCCAAAAACCCCGACTTCACGGTGGTCCTCGGGGTGAACGAAAAGGCATATGACCCTTCGAAACATCACGTCATCTCCAATGCGTCATGCACCACGAACTGCATCGCTCCCGTGGCAAAAGTGGTGCATGAGCAGTTCCGCATCAAACACGGGTTCATGACGACGATCCACTCGTACACAAATGACCAGCACCTCCTCGACCTCCCCCATAAGGATCTCAGGCGGGCCCGGGCGGCGGCCCTGTCCCAGATCCCAACCACGACGGGGGCGGCCAAGGCCGTGGGATTGGTCTTGCCCGACCTGCAGGGAAAGCTCCATGGCATTGCCATCCGTGTCCCCACCGCCAATGTCTCGCTCGTGGATCTGGTGGCAGAAGTGGAGCGGGTGGCGACGCAGGAAGAGGTGAACCAGGCTTTTCAGAAGGCGGCCCAGGGGGAATTGAAGGGAATTCTGGAGTATACAGAGGAGCCCTTGGTCTCTGTCGATTATATCCATGACCCCCATTCCGCCATCGTGGATGGACTATCCACGTCAGTCATCGACAGCACGCTGGTGAAGGTGTTGGCGTGGTACGACAATGAGTGGGCGTACTCCTGCCGCCTGCGAGATGTGATCAAGTACATGGCCTCCCGCTAG
- a CDS encoding ComF family protein, protein MRLARSKRWGLEFYFSFLRFLLPARCAVCEGTLGLGSRSVVCGGCWGRVKFLDPPFCPRCGRPFWGHTVVHPPSHLCQGCRVRQPQYLLARSALLYERDDPLREVLLLFKHGRRDALGGPLGRLMADRATHLFGHPTLDAVVPVPLHRNRERERGFNQAEILARVVGKRLQRPVLRKTLRRIRPTLPQTGKRRERVRNVRGAFAVGNPEKIKDRTFLLVDDVLTTGATVNECAKVLMKAGAQRVLVYTLARAL, encoded by the coding sequence GTGAGGCTCGCGCGATCGAAGCGGTGGGGCCTGGAATTCTATTTCTCCTTCCTCCGGTTCCTGCTCCCGGCCCGATGTGCCGTCTGTGAGGGCACCCTCGGGCTCGGCTCTCGGTCGGTCGTCTGTGGGGGTTGCTGGGGCCGGGTTAAGTTCCTTGACCCTCCCTTCTGTCCTCGATGTGGGCGGCCCTTTTGGGGGCACACTGTCGTCCATCCCCCGTCTCATCTGTGCCAAGGTTGTCGAGTTCGGCAGCCTCAATACCTTCTCGCTCGCTCGGCCCTTCTCTATGAGCGAGATGATCCCCTCCGCGAGGTCCTCCTTCTCTTCAAGCACGGCCGGAGGGATGCCCTGGGCGGACCCCTGGGCCGTCTCATGGCCGACCGGGCAACGCACCTCTTTGGTCATCCCACCCTTGATGCGGTCGTGCCGGTTCCCCTCCACCGGAATCGTGAGCGAGAGCGTGGGTTTAACCAGGCCGAGATTTTGGCCAGGGTTGTCGGGAAACGTCTGCAGCGGCCCGTCCTCCGGAAGACTCTGCGGCGGATCCGTCCAACCCTCCCGCAGACCGGCAAGCGTCGGGAGCGCGTGCGGAATGTTCGTGGAGCCTTTGCCGTCGGAAATCCGGAGAAGATCAAAGATCGGACTTTCCTCCTGGTGGATGATGTGCTCACGACCGGGGCGACCGTCAACGAGTGTGCGAAGGTTTTGATGAAAGCCGGTGCTCAGAGGGTCCTTGTCTACACCCTGGCGCGGGCGCTGTAA
- a CDS encoding TraR/DksA family transcriptional regulator — MRASKLKELEKWLLGKRKGLLSGVRAQASNLETGSGTLDLADQAANAYTKEFLLSLGDADRRLLRQVDAALEKIRLRTYGKCEKCEGEIALKRLEAVPFAEYCISCQEEEERQ; from the coding sequence GTGAGGGCATCGAAGCTAAAGGAACTAGAGAAATGGCTCCTCGGAAAGCGAAAAGGGCTCTTGAGCGGGGTCCGTGCCCAGGCGAGCAATCTCGAGACGGGTAGTGGAACCTTAGACCTGGCCGACCAAGCGGCCAACGCGTACACCAAGGAGTTTCTCCTCTCGCTGGGAGATGCTGACAGGCGGCTGTTACGGCAGGTGGATGCCGCCTTGGAGAAGATCCGTCTCCGCACCTACGGTAAGTGCGAAAAGTGCGAGGGGGAGATTGCCCTCAAGCGCTTGGAAGCCGTCCCCTTTGCGGAGTACTGCATCTCATGCCAGGAGGAGGAGGAGCGCCAATAA
- the rsfS gene encoding ribosome silencing factor — MGRIEPNRLVDLAAHAAWEVKARHPIIMDLRGISSIADHFLVCSADSDRHVRAIADHIGECLEKMHIRPHHREGYHGARWILLDYHDLVIHIFDEETRRYYNLERLWADAPQREYQR; from the coding sequence ATGGGAAGAATAGAACCGAACCGACTGGTCGATCTGGCAGCGCACGCTGCCTGGGAGGTCAAAGCCAGGCATCCCATTATCATGGACCTCCGGGGGATCTCTAGTATTGCGGATCATTTTCTTGTCTGCAGTGCGGATTCGGACCGACACGTGCGCGCCATTGCCGATCACATCGGGGAGTGTCTCGAGAAGATGCACATCCGCCCACACCACCGGGAAGGGTATCATGGGGCGCGGTGGATTTTGCTTGACTACCATGATCTCGTCATACATATTTTCGACGAAGAAACGCGGCGCTACTACAATCTGGAGCGGCTTTGGGCGGATGCGCCGCAACGGGAGTACCAACGCTAG
- the nadD gene encoding nicotinate-nucleotide adenylyltransferase: MRIGVTGGTFDPIHLGHLRAAEEIYWAFGLDHIIFVPAARPPHKADQDVAAPIHRYEMVSLATVFAPYFTVSPIELNRPGRSYSAETMRELLKLYGPETHLYFIMGVDAFLEMSMWKEAGEILRLAQVIVTARPGWRLDEVEDTLTPEQRRQLGNPQFKYLKISEVTPELSQEGPVPGLVLLVEVVSLDLSSREIRQLVEEGRSIRFLVPDTVAAYMAKNKLYQRSKGITSEGVQGSLLGGWEE; this comes from the coding sequence ATGCGTATCGGTGTGACGGGGGGGACTTTTGATCCGATTCATCTCGGCCATCTCCGGGCGGCCGAGGAGATCTACTGGGCCTTCGGGCTCGATCACATTATTTTTGTCCCGGCGGCCCGTCCGCCTCACAAAGCCGACCAAGACGTGGCGGCGCCGATCCATCGGTATGAAATGGTCTCGCTGGCCACGGTCTTTGCCCCGTACTTCACTGTCTCTCCAATCGAGCTGAATCGGCCGGGCCGGTCGTACTCCGCGGAGACGATGCGGGAGCTACTCAAGTTGTACGGGCCCGAGACCCACCTCTACTTCATCATGGGGGTGGACGCCTTTCTGGAGATGAGCATGTGGAAAGAGGCTGGGGAGATCCTGCGGCTGGCGCAGGTGATCGTCACCGCCCGACCCGGCTGGCGTCTGGACGAAGTGGAAGATACGCTCACGCCCGAGCAGCGGCGACAACTGGGCAATCCCCAGTTTAAGTACCTGAAGATCTCAGAGGTGACTCCGGAGCTGAGTCAAGAGGGGCCGGTCCCCGGCCTGGTGCTGTTGGTGGAAGTGGTCTCCTTGGATCTCTCCTCCCGGGAGATCCGACAGCTGGTGGAGGAGGGGCGGAGCATCCGGTTCTTGGTCCCCGATACGGTGGCCGCTTATATGGCCAAGAATAAGCTCTATCAGCGATCGAAGGGGATTACGAGTGAGGGGGTTCAGGGGAGCCTCCTTGGAGGATGGGAAGAATAG
- a CDS encoding glutamate-5-semialdehyde dehydrogenase: protein MKEVEALAGQAREAARAMALASTEVKNRALHAMAEGLLDRQEEILQVNAQDLAAAEGTGHPSAFLDRLRLSPERVRAMAQGLREVAALPDPVGEATALERRPNGLWVGRMRVPLGVIAVIYESRPNVTADVTGLCIKTGNAILLRGGSEAIRSNTAIAAVLTASAETVGLPKGVVGIVQTTDRAAVHTLLKLDRYIDLVIPRGGEELVRTVKEMSTIPVIAHEKGLCHIYVDVAADISMAEEIVFNAKVERPGVCNALETLLVHEQVAVEALPKMAARLESAGVELRGCPQTRAILPHLTKATDIDWETEYLDLILSIKVVGSFEEAVVHICQYGSGLAEGIVTADYGRAMRFLREVDAGTVFVNASTRFADGGEFGMGAEIGISTQKLHARGPMGLKELTCAKFIVLGEGQVRDSRR, encoded by the coding sequence ATGAAAGAAGTGGAGGCGTTGGCCGGCCAAGCCCGAGAGGCGGCACGAGCTATGGCCCTTGCCTCTACCGAGGTCAAGAATCGAGCCCTGCATGCGATGGCGGAAGGCCTGCTCGATCGCCAGGAAGAGATTCTCCAAGTCAACGCTCAAGATCTGGCCGCGGCGGAGGGGACGGGGCACCCGTCCGCCTTTCTGGATCGGCTGCGGCTCAGCCCCGAGCGCGTGCGGGCAATGGCGCAAGGTCTGCGAGAGGTAGCGGCCCTTCCGGATCCGGTCGGGGAGGCAACCGCGTTGGAGCGACGCCCCAATGGCCTCTGGGTGGGTCGCATGCGGGTCCCTCTGGGCGTTATTGCTGTGATCTACGAGTCCCGGCCGAATGTGACCGCCGACGTGACAGGCTTGTGCATCAAGACTGGCAACGCCATTCTCTTGCGAGGCGGCTCCGAGGCCATCCGGAGCAACACAGCGATCGCGGCTGTCCTGACGGCTTCGGCGGAGACCGTGGGCCTCCCCAAGGGAGTGGTGGGGATCGTGCAGACTACTGATCGAGCGGCGGTGCACACCCTCCTCAAGCTCGATCGGTACATCGATCTGGTCATCCCCAGAGGGGGGGAAGAACTCGTCCGGACAGTGAAGGAGATGTCCACGATCCCGGTGATTGCCCACGAGAAGGGTCTCTGTCATATCTATGTGGACGTGGCGGCCGATATCTCGATGGCCGAGGAGATAGTCTTTAACGCCAAGGTAGAGCGGCCAGGGGTCTGCAATGCCCTTGAGACCTTGCTCGTGCACGAGCAGGTTGCAGTTGAAGCCCTTCCCAAGATGGCGGCGCGCCTCGAATCCGCTGGCGTAGAGCTCAGAGGATGCCCCCAAACCCGGGCAATCCTGCCCCATCTGACGAAAGCCACGGACATCGATTGGGAGACCGAATATCTTGACCTGATCCTCTCCATCAAGGTGGTGGGATCGTTTGAAGAGGCAGTGGTGCATATTTGTCAGTACGGGTCGGGACTGGCCGAAGGAATCGTCACTGCTGATTATGGTCGGGCGATGCGCTTCCTCCGCGAGGTGGATGCCGGGACGGTCTTTGTAAACGCCTCCACCCGCTTTGCCGATGGGGGGGAGTTCGGCATGGGGGCAGAGATTGGCATCAGCACACAGAAACTTCACGCGCGGGGCCCTATGGGGCTCAAAGAATTGACCTGTGCGAAATTCATCGTGCTGGGCGAAGGCCAGGTCCGGGACTCCCGCCGTTAA
- the proB gene encoding glutamate 5-kinase, whose protein sequence is MNRVELCNEVRRLVVKVGTGVLSGGTPGLDVAAIQGLAKQIATLMAKGVQTVLVSSGAMLAGIERLEREERLRSIPLKQAAAAIGQSALMATYEEAFAPFGIKVAQILLTREDVHDRVRYLNARNTLFTLLALNVLPIVNENDTVAVEEIKFGDNDILSALVASFVNADLLVMLTDQEGLYTADPRTDPGARLIPVLSSPFPSDAFWAGPSRTLVGIGGMASKVEAARLATASQIPTIVANGFTPDILLRLLSGESLGTLFLSRAVRMGSRKRWLAFATRPRGGVRVDAGATRALIHQGRSLLPSGIQGTVKSFQVGDVVSILAAEGGEFARGLVNYSAEEVERIKGRKSSEIEQVLGYKHSDEVIHRDNLVILEGAK, encoded by the coding sequence ATGAACCGGGTCGAGCTGTGCAATGAGGTTCGACGTCTCGTGGTCAAGGTCGGGACGGGGGTCCTGTCCGGGGGCACTCCAGGCTTGGACGTGGCGGCGATCCAGGGACTGGCAAAGCAGATTGCGACCCTGATGGCCAAGGGGGTGCAGACGGTCCTGGTCTCTTCAGGGGCTATGTTGGCCGGGATCGAAAGGCTCGAGCGCGAGGAGCGACTGCGAAGCATCCCCCTGAAACAGGCCGCGGCCGCCATCGGTCAGAGTGCACTGATGGCTACCTACGAGGAGGCCTTTGCTCCGTTCGGGATCAAGGTCGCCCAGATCCTGCTCACGCGGGAAGATGTCCATGACCGAGTCCGATATCTCAATGCCCGGAACACCCTTTTCACTCTTCTCGCTCTCAATGTTCTCCCCATCGTGAACGAGAATGATACCGTGGCGGTGGAAGAGATCAAGTTCGGGGATAATGACATCCTATCGGCGCTGGTCGCTTCATTTGTAAATGCGGATCTTTTGGTGATGCTCACCGATCAGGAGGGTCTCTATACGGCGGACCCGCGCACCGATCCTGGGGCACGGCTGATCCCGGTTCTGTCCAGTCCGTTTCCCTCTGATGCCTTTTGGGCGGGTCCCTCCCGGACCCTCGTCGGGATCGGGGGTATGGCATCCAAAGTAGAGGCAGCCCGACTGGCCACCGCGTCCCAAATTCCCACGATCGTCGCCAACGGTTTCACGCCAGACATCCTCCTCCGCCTCTTGAGCGGCGAGTCCCTGGGGACCCTCTTTCTCTCCCGGGCCGTCAGGATGGGGAGCCGGAAACGGTGGCTGGCCTTCGCCACGCGTCCCCGAGGGGGGGTCCGGGTAGATGCGGGTGCTACACGGGCGCTGATCCACCAAGGGCGGAGTCTTCTCCCCTCAGGGATCCAGGGGACGGTCAAGTCGTTTCAGGTCGGGGACGTGGTATCGATCCTGGCCGCGGAGGGGGGGGAGTTTGCCCGAGGCCTCGTCAACTACAGCGCGGAGGAAGTGGAGCGGATCAAGGGACGCAAGAGTAGTGAGATTGAGCAAGTCTTGGGGTACAAACACTCTGACGAGGTCATACACCGAGATAACCTGGTGATCCTGGAAGGAGCGAAATGA
- the obgE gene encoding GTPase ObgE: MFIDVARIRVKAGHGGKGCVSFRREKHVPRGGPDGGDGGRGGSLLMEASRSVRTLIDPKYQQVYRAPGGKHGQGKKKHGRDGADVVIRVPLGTVIKDGETGEILGDLTEERQRVLVARGGRGGRGNAAFATATRRAPRNAEDGAAGEERNLLLELKLLAEIGLVGAPNAGKSTLLQALTAAQPKIADYPFTTLVPNLGVLDFSLTERVTVADIPGLIAGASEGAGLGLTFLRHIERVRVIVHVLDISGGHDPLKAFQDVEEELTAYGRPLGHLPRLAAANKIDLPHEKNLARCQSYFAGRGIPLYPISALTGTGLSALKDGLRQGLSLAPGQKEVR; this comes from the coding sequence GTGTTCATTGATGTTGCCCGGATCAGGGTCAAGGCGGGTCACGGCGGAAAGGGCTGCGTCAGTTTTCGGCGTGAAAAGCACGTCCCCAGGGGCGGCCCGGACGGGGGGGACGGAGGACGGGGAGGCAGCCTCCTCATGGAGGCCTCTCGGTCGGTGAGGACGCTCATCGATCCGAAGTACCAGCAGGTCTACCGGGCGCCAGGAGGGAAACACGGGCAGGGCAAGAAGAAGCACGGCCGTGATGGGGCCGATGTGGTCATCCGGGTTCCCTTGGGCACGGTGATCAAGGATGGGGAGACCGGCGAGATCCTGGGGGATCTCACCGAAGAGAGACAACGAGTCCTGGTCGCGCGAGGTGGCCGGGGCGGGCGAGGAAACGCCGCGTTCGCGACGGCAACGCGTCGAGCCCCGCGGAATGCCGAGGACGGGGCGGCGGGCGAGGAGCGCAACCTGCTCTTGGAGCTTAAACTCCTCGCCGAGATCGGGTTGGTGGGTGCTCCCAACGCCGGAAAGTCCACGCTTCTTCAGGCCCTCACCGCTGCGCAGCCCAAGATTGCCGACTACCCCTTCACGACCCTGGTTCCCAACCTGGGGGTTCTCGACTTTTCCCTCACCGAGCGAGTGACAGTCGCCGATATCCCGGGGCTCATCGCTGGGGCCTCGGAAGGTGCCGGGCTTGGTCTGACCTTTCTTCGCCATATTGAGCGGGTTCGCGTGATCGTTCACGTGCTCGATATCTCAGGGGGACACGACCCGCTCAAGGCGTTCCAAGACGTGGAGGAAGAGCTCACCGCGTACGGTCGCCCCCTCGGGCATCTCCCCCGACTGGCGGCGGCCAATAAGATCGATCTCCCTCATGAGAAAAACCTGGCGCGCTGCCAGTCCTATTTTGCCGGGCGGGGGATTCCGCTGTACCCCATCTCGGCTTTAACAGGAACAGGCCTTTCTGCCCTCAAGGATGGCCTTCGACAGGGTCTGAGCCTAGCGCCTGGCCAGAAGGAAGTTCGATGA
- the rpmA gene encoding 50S ribosomal protein L27 has product MAHKKGLGSTKNGRESHAKRLGMKAFSGQLVSGGSILVRQRGTRFKPGWNVGIGRDDTLYAKVTGTVSVVQREGRGRFVNIAPVEPEKTP; this is encoded by the coding sequence ATGGCGCATAAAAAGGGATTGGGCAGTACGAAAAACGGCCGGGAGAGCCACGCGAAGCGGCTCGGGATGAAGGCGTTCTCTGGGCAGTTGGTCTCCGGCGGGAGCATCCTCGTTCGGCAGCGCGGGACCAGGTTCAAGCCTGGCTGGAATGTCGGGATCGGTCGGGATGATACTCTCTATGCGAAGGTGACCGGGACCGTTTCCGTTGTGCAGCGTGAGGGGCGAGGCCGGTTTGTGAACATTGCTCCGGTTGAGCCTGAGAAAACTCCCTAA
- the rplU gene encoding 50S ribosomal protein L21, whose protein sequence is MYAVVETGGKQYRMAPGGVVAVERVPGDVGEVVELSRILLVAEGEKVQIGSPLVPGAKVRATILGQVRSAKVTVFKFKRRKKYRRKTGHRQRLTRLRVEEIAVGS, encoded by the coding sequence ATGTACGCGGTGGTAGAAACTGGTGGAAAGCAATATCGGATGGCCCCAGGGGGTGTTGTTGCCGTGGAGCGTGTGCCCGGGGACGTGGGCGAGGTCGTGGAGCTTTCTCGGATCCTCTTGGTCGCCGAGGGAGAGAAAGTCCAGATTGGATCTCCCCTGGTGCCAGGGGCGAAAGTACGCGCAACCATCTTGGGGCAGGTCCGGAGCGCAAAGGTTACGGTCTTCAAGTTCAAGCGGCGAAAGAAGTACCGGCGAAAGACTGGACACCGTCAGCGGCTGACCCGGCTGCGGGTCGAGGAAATCGCGGTTGGTTCATAG